TACCATCAACGATATGGCAGGAATCATGCCGAGATAAATGCTATCCACGATGCCGGAAATAATATCGCCGGTTCGACACTCTATGTTACTTTAGAACCTTGCTGCCATGAGGGAAAAACACCTCCGTGCACAGACAGCATCATCAAACATAAAATTGCTCGCGTTGTTATCGGCGCAATAGATTCTAATCCTCTTGTCTCGTGCCAGGGCATCAACTATTTGCAAAGCTGTGGCATAGAGGTTAAAACCGGCGTTCTGGAGAATGAATGCCGTAAACTCAATGAAAAATTTTTCCATTATATGGAAACAGGCCTGCCTTTTGTCACAGTAAAATACGCCCAGACATTGGATGGCCGCATAGCTACAGCAACTGGCGAATCCCAATGGATAAGCTCGGCAGCTTCTCTAAAATTCGCTCACCAGCTAAGAGCGGAACATGACGCCATTTTAGTCGGCCGGAAAACAGTGGACAAAGACAACCCCGAATTAACGGTACGTCTTGTAAAAGGCCGCAATCCTCTGCGCGTTATTGTTGATTCCGAATTAAAAATTTCTCCCAAGGCTAAAGTTTTGCAAAATACCTCTCGAGTTCCAACCGTTATCGCGACAATTAAAAAATCAGACGAACCAAAATTTAAAAAACTTTCCTCTTCCGGTG
The sequence above is a segment of the Deltaproteobacteria bacterium HGW-Deltaproteobacteria-2 genome. Coding sequences within it:
- the ribD gene encoding riboflavin biosynthesis protein RibD produces the protein MNDEHFMKLAIALARKGLFYVGPNPMVGAVIVKNGRIIGRGYHQRYGRNHAEINAIHDAGNNIAGSTLYVTLEPCCHEGKTPPCTDSIIKHKIARVVIGAIDSNPLVSCQGINYLQSCGIEVKTGVLENECRKLNEKFFHYMETGLPFVTVKYAQTLDGRIATATGESQWISSAASLKFAHQLRAEHDAILVGRKTVDKDNPELTVRLVKGRNPLRVIVDSELKISPKAKVLQNTSRVPTVIATIKKSDEPKFKKLSSSGAEILSVKADKDGRVDLRALFKFLAERKISSVLVEGGAQIITSVLKNNLANRIVTVIAPKIIGKGIEAVGDLNIRNLGLAKILSIQKVSRCVNDIIIDSRLK